Proteins encoded within one genomic window of Oceanispirochaeta sp.:
- the yqeB gene encoding selenium-dependent molybdenum cofactor biosynthesis protein YqeB, which yields MSLFTKAAELEKQNRSFALITITASEGSAPRNSGRMILLNDGSILGTIGGGPAEKLVIEEGLKCLKAGVSRSVSYKLDSGTSSRSINMVCGGNMEFFIEVFLPRPALFLAGGGHVNLALAELAEKLDYPYVVADSRPEIASRERFPRALDHICEPDSSALFSEALARGLIDSGTSLIIATHNHDETALAAALRTESSYIGMLGSKRKVRLFLNKMSEAGFSDKDLERVYSPIGLDLGAETPHEIAISILAEIMMLRTGSSGKSMTLLPKAFPPEGAPLIIVRGAGDIASGVICRLHNSGFRVAALETNQPTVIRRTVSFADALRFETALVEGIQAVKTANENEISRAFSEKKIPILADPQGLWIEKLKPLCVVDAILAKKNLGTRMDMAAVVIGLGPGFTAGEDVHAVIETNRGHSLGQVILKGQALKDTGIPGTIGGYSSERVIRAPASGIIEVIRDIESLVKKGEVLARIGKTEVLSPLDGVVRGMIAPGTLVKEGLKMADVDPRGETTYCHQVSDKARAIAGGVLEALLQLTPRLLTGRQN from the coding sequence TATTGGGGACCATCGGCGGCGGTCCCGCAGAAAAGCTCGTGATAGAGGAAGGCTTGAAATGCCTGAAAGCCGGAGTTTCCCGTTCGGTCAGCTACAAACTGGACAGCGGTACATCATCCCGGAGCATCAACATGGTCTGTGGGGGTAACATGGAGTTCTTTATCGAAGTCTTTCTGCCCCGGCCTGCCCTGTTCCTTGCCGGTGGCGGCCATGTCAATCTGGCTCTGGCAGAGCTGGCGGAGAAGCTGGACTACCCCTATGTGGTTGCCGACAGCCGTCCGGAGATAGCCTCCAGAGAGCGATTCCCCAGGGCCCTGGATCATATTTGTGAGCCCGACTCGTCTGCCCTGTTCAGCGAAGCTCTTGCAAGGGGCTTGATCGACAGTGGTACCTCCCTGATCATAGCCACCCACAATCATGATGAAACGGCCCTGGCCGCGGCACTCCGGACAGAGAGCTCCTACATCGGAATGCTCGGAAGCAAGCGGAAGGTCCGCCTGTTCCTGAACAAGATGAGTGAGGCCGGATTCTCAGACAAGGATCTGGAACGAGTATATTCTCCCATAGGCCTGGATCTGGGAGCCGAAACACCTCATGAAATTGCCATCAGTATCCTGGCGGAAATCATGATGCTCCGCACTGGGAGCAGCGGAAAATCTATGACTCTTCTCCCCAAAGCATTTCCCCCTGAAGGGGCACCCCTCATCATTGTCCGAGGAGCAGGAGACATTGCCAGCGGCGTCATCTGTCGTCTCCACAACAGTGGCTTCCGGGTGGCCGCCCTTGAGACAAACCAGCCAACAGTGATCCGCCGGACTGTTTCCTTTGCTGATGCCCTCCGTTTTGAAACAGCCCTGGTAGAAGGGATACAAGCCGTCAAAACGGCAAACGAGAATGAGATCAGCCGGGCATTTTCAGAAAAGAAGATTCCCATCCTTGCCGACCCGCAGGGGCTTTGGATTGAAAAACTCAAGCCCCTTTGCGTAGTGGATGCCATCCTGGCCAAGAAGAATCTGGGAACCCGGATGGATATGGCCGCCGTTGTTATCGGCCTTGGTCCTGGATTCACCGCTGGCGAGGATGTTCATGCAGTGATCGAAACCAACCGGGGGCATAGCCTGGGTCAGGTCATTCTCAAAGGGCAGGCTCTCAAGGACACGGGAATACCCGGCACCATTGGCGGCTACTCGTCTGAACGGGTTATTCGAGCTCCGGCTTCAGGGATCATCGAAGTGATCCGGGATATTGAGAGCCTTGTGAAGAAGGGCGAGGTTCTTGCCAGGATTGGAAAGACTGAAGTCCTCTCACCCCTGGATGGTGTGGTCAGAGGCATGATTGCTCCGGGCACCCTGGTGAAAGAAGGTCTGAAGATGGCCGATGTTGACCCCAGGGGTGAAACCACCTACTGCCATCAGGTCTCAGACAAGGCCCGGGCTATAGCCGGAGGAGTACTGGAAGCACTGCTCCAGCTGACTCCCCGACTCCTGACAGGAAGGCAGAATTGA
- a CDS encoding aminotransferase class V-fold PLP-dependent enzyme yields MIYLDNAATSWPKPPGLAEAMSRAIEAPLGNPGRSSHAAGISADRILFELRETMAEIFAMKDSSSLIFNSGATESLNTVLSGFLKPGQKVLTSSMEHNSVMRPLLHLQRERNLSLRRFPSDPDSGFPDMKSFEKEMDQRPDLLVVTAASNVNGVIFPLEEMAYLAGKKGVPLCVDAAQGGGEIPLYPEKWGIDFLCFAGHKGLLGPSGTGGFTIRDPERLMPLILGGTGSRSREEEQPDMMPDKFESGTPNIPGLAGLLHSLNFIIDSESLHLEAKNRTKRFVEELSELEGIRIVGRPSARGSGGKTPEESPSYLRVISLLPVIGTLTELTAFINSKNMAVRSGLQCSPSAHKTLKTFDAGGTLRLSPGLFTTDGELNEFMTTLKEYIWQTRKN; encoded by the coding sequence TTGATTTATCTTGATAATGCCGCCACCAGCTGGCCCAAGCCGCCGGGACTGGCCGAGGCGATGAGCCGGGCTATCGAGGCACCTCTGGGAAATCCAGGGCGGAGCTCCCATGCTGCCGGGATCAGCGCCGACAGGATTCTTTTTGAACTGAGGGAAACCATGGCAGAGATATTTGCAATGAAGGACAGCAGCTCTCTCATCTTCAACTCGGGAGCAACAGAATCGCTAAATACAGTGCTCTCGGGATTCCTGAAGCCGGGACAGAAGGTCCTGACCAGCTCCATGGAACATAACAGCGTGATGCGCCCCCTCCTTCATCTTCAGAGAGAGAGGAACCTGAGTCTGAGACGTTTCCCCTCAGATCCTGACAGCGGATTCCCCGACATGAAGTCCTTTGAAAAGGAAATGGATCAGAGGCCGGATCTTCTGGTGGTCACGGCGGCCTCCAATGTGAACGGAGTGATCTTTCCCCTGGAAGAGATGGCGTATCTTGCCGGGAAGAAGGGTGTTCCTCTGTGTGTCGATGCCGCTCAGGGTGGTGGAGAAATTCCTCTATACCCGGAAAAATGGGGAATCGACTTCCTCTGTTTTGCCGGGCATAAGGGCCTTCTAGGCCCTTCCGGTACAGGGGGATTCACCATCCGGGACCCGGAGCGCCTCATGCCTCTCATCCTGGGCGGCACGGGCAGCCGCTCCAGAGAGGAAGAACAGCCTGACATGATGCCTGATAAGTTCGAAAGCGGAACCCCCAATATCCCTGGCCTGGCTGGTCTGCTCCACAGTCTCAATTTCATCATTGATTCCGAGTCTCTTCATTTAGAGGCAAAAAACAGAACAAAGCGATTCGTCGAGGAACTCAGTGAACTGGAGGGTATCCGTATTGTTGGTAGGCCATCCGCGAGAGGCTCCGGAGGGAAGACTCCGGAAGAAAGTCCTTCTTACTTGAGAGTGATCTCCCTCCTTCCAGTAATCGGCACACTGACAGAGCTGACCGCCTTTATAAACAGTAAAAACATGGCGGTACGCTCGGGGCTGCAATGCTCACCCTCGGCCCACAAGACCCTGAAAACCTTTGATGCCGGAG